From a region of the Vanrija pseudolonga chromosome 2, complete sequence genome:
- the pim1 gene encoding Protein pim1 — protein sequence MATRTSSRTSSKPPSKAASSKPASKAAASKPSSKSEAKPPSKAAQADKPAAASGTKRNGPTEDKEAAPKPASKRRRVIEINAVAQAPEPQGLSVFVWGTGDMGQFGTGPDDLDEKPRPQLHKWFEEKKEDGELGSGPDKGGIETIAAGGMHTLAIDEKGQVRSWGINDNAALGRNTANVPDPNNAGSTLPAEDFETWPFVVDALAKDGFRAVKLAAGDSVSVALSDKGKLRAWGSFRSNDGVLGFDGVVGHSPFQFNPIPLHAFERIEVVDVAAGADHVLALTTEGHVYVWGNGQQNQLGRRVMERRRLNGLEPERLGLRNIVHIAAGQYHSFAVDKNGHVYAWGLNTFKQCGLEGRAGDEEMVIRPTVVNSLSPENHNGAKVVQVDGGEHHSLFLFDNGEVWGVGRNDAKELGLGPDHPAQAGLDERRADIKHEKEEELKAAQKKLDDVLATEKPNEDDKLAAETAVAAAQASLRVPSGEYVPEPVRIAFPPIGDYEDPPELEAWSDAPTTNPVASISAGTRHNLAVSRDGKVYAWGLGNQGQLGLGSAETADTPTWVRSKQLKPYKAVAASAGGQHCVLLGKLA from the exons ATGGCCACTCGCA CCTCTTCTAGGACATCCTCCAAGCCGCCGTCCAAGGCCGCGTCCTCCAAGCCCGCCTCCAAGGCAGCGGCCTCGAAGCCTTCCTCCAAGAGCGAGGCCAAGCCGCCGTCCAAggccgcccaggccgacaAGCCCGCCGCTGCATCTGGCACCAAGAGAAACGGACCCAcggaggacaaggaggcgGCCCCGAAGCCCGCCTccaagcgccgccgtgtcATCGAGatcaacgccgtcgcgcaggcTCCTG AGCCTCAGGGCCTCTCGGTCTTCGTCTGGGGAACCGGCGACATGGGACAGTTTGGCACGGGTCCCGAtgacctcgacgagaagcCCCGCCCCCAGCTCCACAAGTG GttcgaggagaagaaggaggatgGCGAGCTTGGCTCTGGCCCCGACAAGGGCGGCATCGAGACGATCGCTGCTGGCGGTATGCACACTCTCGCCATTGATGAGAAGGGACAG GTCCGCTCGTGGGGCATCAACGACAATGCTGCCCTTGGTCGTAACACTGCCAATGTCCCCGACCCCAACAACGCCGGCTCAACCCTCCCTGCTGAGGACTTTGAGACCTGGCCGTTTGTTGTCGACGCTCTTGCCAAGGACGGCTTCCGTGCTGTCAAGCTTGCCGCCGGTGACAGCGTCAGCGTCGCCCTCTCTGACAAGGGCAAGCTCCGCGCCTGGGGAAGCTTCCGT TCCAACGACGGTGTTCTCGGCTTCGATGGCGTTGTGGGCCACTCGCCGTTCCAGTTCAACCCCATCCCTCTCCATGCTTTCGAGCGCATCGAGGTCGTTGACGTTGCTGCCGGTGCTGACCACGTCCTGGCTCTCACAACCGAGGGCCACGTCTACGTCTGGGGCAACGGCCAGCAGAACCAGCTGGGCCGCCGCGTAATggagcgccgtcgcctcaACGGCCTCGAGCCTGAGCGTCTCGGCCTCCGCAACATTGTCCACATTGCTGCCGGCCAGTACCACTCGTTCGCCGTCGACAAGAACGGCCATGTCTATGCCTGGGGCCTCAACACGTTCAAGCAGTGTGGTCTCGAgggccgcgctggcgacgaggagatggtcATCCGACCCACTGTTGTCaactcgctctcgcccgagAACCACAATGGCGCCAAGGTGGTTCAGGTCGACGGTGGTGAGCACCACTCGCTCTTCCTGTTCGACAATGGCGAGGTCTGGGGTGTCGGCCGCAACGACGCAaaggagctcggcctcggccccgacCACCCTGCCCAGGCTGGCCTCGACGAACGCCGGGCTGACATCAAGcacgagaaggaggaggagctcaaggcggcgcAGAAGAAGCTCGACGATGTGCTTGCTACTGAGAAGCccaacgaggacgacaagctTGCTGCCGAGACTGCAGTTGCCGCTGCCCAGGCGTCGCTGCGTGTGCCTTCCGGCGAGTACGTCCCCGAACCTGTTCGA ATTGCATTCCCCCCCATCGGCGACTACGAGGACCCTCCCGAGCTTGAGGCGTGGTCTGACGCACCCACCACGAACCCTGTGGCTTCCATCTCGGCTGGCACTCGCCACAACCTGGCTGTGTCGCGCGACGGCAAGGTGTACGCCTGGGGTCTGGGCAACCAGGGCCAGCTCGGTCTCGGCTccgccgagacggccgacaCACCCACATGGGTGCGTAGCAAGCAGCTCAAGCCCTACAAGGCTGTTGCGGCCAGTGCTGGCGGCCAGCACTGTGTCCTGCTTGGCAAGTTGGCGTAA
- the wee1 gene encoding Mitosis inhibitor protein kinase wee1 translates to MSQTLPSSPLHLASSSTTPTHLRTRPSSIKAEHMQDDDDCTCRSPKRAKASPSPRAVPTMRPLSTSISTTSSAAHSRASSRSGGHTSKSLASPIEWTFGDQHPLHAATSPGRAPTDKVSGWSRPGRRREMSVPLLSHTFSHVSLSQSTPPFSIDSGEASPVSMTQAGPSSTPPAMTTPPTVTMTPRRWPHMRKLSTPAAPTGRELSYPHTAPMPVIHSLLGSPFHSKSRAYPYELHSPTWVARPMGTEPLGEEDHDADWHAEEWIEETDALPELQPTRPRPVSSTFSHSSFDEFSGSCTSASSLFSSQRHSLTAIPTRPSVVSIWGEDDNEFAPPATPNRAGLQRDTLLSPTRGLHMSPGETSPLRTKRAPSPAHAICGGESPVARVFPMGLPPSAGPPPVERKRSTAERRTPSGTSLSRSPLSSFLPRLIKSAQKPPVRDTDDGFGSFLNGDQQPGGLSLRRTSEPHDHSEDAYATFLARCGGDRATQSDMSHHQPWESPLPSSEPNELELELSPLRTMNGRTAFPSLPTRSTSSQSEPPLLPSAPLLSFKTRFEKRASGSTPKAIKATPIRSLSARVPGVASRPNIRRGGTDPNLRPEPTQLATPVAQLFGDDKPSPAAFASTGLVKKRGSRLSFPRFGSSVAKTRHWTPVVKPVDPKPAAASAKATTREGKKRAPSMGDRVEVVQNEDLDELDQVSPIKPFRSAPFRRTTSSTSTHARKASVASDIATSPYRRTSGHVRMSSTASSIGNRGLRRKGSNMFASCGSIGSDAMSDKMSSPATPTKPLPLATIQPKFGVTTPSPQVASTYYPFARNATEAGSPSTSPARTRPARVRALSRAGPVARNSNPMLAATFRAHATAMPSTPGAGTALAEGLMSEAARVAGAGRFESDFTLVQALGSGEFSNVWKVRSKADNDLWAVKTGRPYIGARNRLRQLEEVTILRQLTRDSHPSIIKFADSWEQSGRLFIRTELAECGDLGRYLLAQGDRGGLDEGRVWKMMAELSTALDYIHANDILHLDFKPSNVLITREGSLKVGDFGMSIMREPGLNRSTSTMRSTASGRSSREGSITPPFEDDERAAIQPRPSPILDRELEGDREYLCPEALHDATPAPEWDVYSLGILVLEAALNVTLPSNGEAWVKLRNDDFSDLDDHYVLRGATAAPSASTTPSSWPASITGDPPAPAVSPVLLDTIRQMMYSAPAARLTLSELDELGPMVRARAALTSELGVWRAAGPALVEEDAGFIDYLLGTTATHAL, encoded by the exons ATGAGCCAAACATTACCATCATCACCATTGCACCTCGCATCATCATCAACAACACCCACACATCTCCGCACAAGACCATCAAGCATAAAAGCGGAACACAtgcaggacgacgacgactgcacCTGCCGCTCACCAAAACGGGCCAAGgcttccccctccccccgggCAGTCCCAACAATGCGCCCATTGTCCACGTCCATTTCGACGACATCGAGCGCCGCTCACTCTCGCGCGAGCTCAAGGTCAGGTGGTCACACCTCCAAGTCCCTCGCAAGCCCCATTGAGTGGACGTTTGGAGATCAGCATCCTTTGCACGCCGCGACAAGTCCCGGCCGTGCCCCAACGGACAAAGTCAGCGGCTGGTCGCGACCAGGACGGAGACGAGAAATGTCTGTTCCGCTG CTCTCACATACCTTCTCCCACGTCTCCCTCTCACAGAGTACTCCGCCATTCAGCATTGACTCGGGTGAGGCGTCGCCAGTGTCCATGACTCAGGCCGGCCCTTCGAGCACTCCGCCCGCCATGACAACTCCTCCGACCGTGACAATGACGCCACGAAGATGGCCCCACATGCGCAAACTGTCAACACCGGCTGCGCCGACAGGTCGCGAACTCTCGTACCCACACACTGCTCCGATGCCTGTCATTCACTCGCTTCTGGGAAGCCCATTCCACAGTAAATCACGTGCATACCCCTACGAGCTTCACTCGCCAACGTGGGTAGCACGGCCTATGGGCACCGAGCCACTTGGGGAGGAGGACCACGACGCAGACTGGCACGCCGAGGAATGGATCGAGGAGACGGACGCGCTACCAGAATTGCAACCGACGCGTCCAAGGCCCGTCTCGAGCACGTTCTCACACTCGTCATTTGACGAGTTTTCCGGCAGCTGCAccagcgcctcctcgctctTCTCGTCCCAACGCCACAGCTTGACCGCCATTCCCACACGACCCAGCGTTGTGTCCATCtggggcgaggacgacaacgagTTTGCTCCTCCCGCAACGCCAAACCGCGCCGGCCTTCAACGTGACACATTACTGTCGCCCACAAGAGGACTGCACATGAGTCCTGGTGAGACATCACCACTACGCACCAAGCGCGCACCTTCCCCCGCCCACGCAATCTGTGGTGGCGAGTCGCCTGTTGCTCGTGTCTTCCCCATGGGCCTCCCTCCGTCTGCTGGACCCCCACCTGTCGAACGCAAGCGGTCGACTGCTGAGCGCCGAACCCCCTCTGGCACCTCGCtcagccgctcgccgctgtcgagcTTCCTTCCCCGGCTCATCAAGTCTGCCCAGAAGCCTCCTGTCCGCGACACTGACGACGGATTCGGAAGCTTCTTGAATGGGGACCAGCAGCCTGGCGGCTTATCACTTCGACGGACCTCGGAGCCACACGACCACAGTGAGGACGCTTACGCTACCTTCCTTGCTCGGTGCGGTGGCGACCGGGCCACCCAAAGCGACATGTCTCACCACCAGCCTTGGGAGAGCCCCCTTCCTTCGAGCGAGCCCAATGAGCTTGAGCTGGAATTGTCCCCTTTGAGGACAATGAATGGGCGGACGGCCTTCCCGTCGTTACCCACTCGCTCAACCTCGAGTCAGTCAGAGCCGCCACTCCTTCCCTCTGCTCCCCTTCTTTCCTTCAAGACCCGTTTCGAGAAGAGAGCTTCTGGGTCGACACCCAAGGCTATCAAGGCTACGCCGATTCGATCGCTGTCGGCTCGTGTACCTGGTGTCGCCAGCCGCCCCAATATTCGCCGAGGAGGTACCGACCCAAACTTACGCCCCGAGCCGACCCAGCTTGCGACGCCTGTGGCGCAGCTCTTCGGTGACGACAAGCCCTCGCCCGCAGCCTTCGCTTCTACTGGGCTTGTGAAGAAGCGCGGTAGTCGGCTTAGCTTCCCCCGGTTTGGTTCGTCTGTGGCCAAGACCAGACACTGGACGCCCGTGGTAAAGCCTGTGGACCCAAAGCCTGCTGCGGCGTCCGCCAAGGCGACCACGCGAGAGGGCAAGAAGCGGGCACCGAGCATGGGTGATCGCGTGGAAGTTGTCCAGAACGAGGACCTTGACGAGCTAGACCAGGTCTCGCCTATCAAGCCCTTCAGATCTGCTCCTTTCAGAAGAACTACATCGTCCAccagcacgcacgcacgcaaaGCCTCGGTTGCCAGCGACATCGCCACATCGCCGTACCGACGGACCAGCGGTCATGTCCGCATGTCTTCGACGGCCAGCAGCATTGGGAACCGAGGTCTGCGTCGCAAGGGCAGCAACATGTTTGCGTCTTGCGGTAGCATTGGCAGCGACGCCATGAGCGACAAAATGTCATCCCCTGCCACGCCGACGAAGCCTCTGCCTCTGGCGACAA TTCAGCCCAAGTTTGGCGTCACGACGCCTTCTCCGCAAGTGGCGTCGACTTACTATCCGTTCGCGCGCAACGCAACTGAGGCCGGGTCTCCGTCCACAAGCCCCGCACGGACTCGGCCAGCCCGTGTTCGTGCCCTGTCGCGCGCAGGCCCGGTTGCGCGTAACTCGAACCCGATGCTGGCGGCCACGTTCCGTGCTCATGCGACTGCCATGCCCTCCACACCGGGAGCTGGCACAGCGCTTGCGGAAGGACTCATGTCCGAGGCCGCCCGAGTGGCTGGTGCTGGGCGTTTTGAGAGTGACTTTACTCTGGTCCAGGCTCTTGGAAGCGGCGAATTTAGCAACGTCTGGAAGGTGCGGAGCAAGGCGGACAACGACCTCTGGGCCGTCAAGACTGGGCGCCCTTACATTGGGGCCAGGAACCGACTGCGGCAGCTCGAGGAAGTGACAATCCTGCGCCAGCTCACGCGCGACTCTCACCCCAGCATCATCAAGTTTGCCGACTCGTGGGAACAGAGTGGTCGCCTCTTTATTCGAACCGAGCTGGCGGAATGTGGCGACCTCGGTCGGTACCTGCTAGCACAAGGCGATCGTGGCGGACTCGACGAGGGGCGTGTGTGGAAGATGATGGCCGAGCTGTCAACTGCACTCGACTACATCCACGCGAATGACATCCTCCACCTTGACTTCAAGCCGTCCAATGTGTTGATCACTAGAGAGGGAAGTctcaaggtcggcgactTTGGAATGAGCATTATGCGCGAGCCTGGCCTCAACCGCAGCACCTCGACTATGCGGAGCACTGCCTCcggccgctcgtcgcgcgaaGGCAGCATAACCCCTCCAtttgaggacgacgagcgggcggcgatccaaccccgccccagccccatcCTCGATCGTGAGCTTGAAGGCGACCGCGAGTACCTCTGTCCCGAGGCACTCCACGACGCAACCCCTGCCCCCGAGTGGGATGTCTACAGCCTGGGCATCCTGGTTCTCGAGGCGGCTCTCAATGTAACACTACCATCCA ACGGTGAAGCTTGGGTCAAGCTTCGCAACGACGACTTTTCCGACCTTGACGACCATTACGTTTTGCGAGGAGCCACTGCAGCTccgagcgccagcaccacgccgtcgtcgtggccggcGTCGATAACCGGCGACCCGCCTGCCCCAGCCGTCTCGCCAGTGCTTCTGGACACTATTCGGCAAATGATGTACTCTGCGCCAGCGGCAAGATTGACTTTGAGCGAACTGGACGAGCTCGGACCCATGGTCCGTGCTCGGGCCGCGCTCACGTCAGAGCTGGGAGTGTGGCGAGCAGCCGGGCCGGCtcttgtcgaggaggatgccgGGTTTATCGACTATCTGCTTGGGACGACCGCCACCCATGCGTTGTAA
- the LAC12_21 gene encoding Lactose permease, with protein sequence MATHANEKDSVERIESIDPKTANLATRDIQGDAAFHKAVNEVPLDPWSKTAFKLYGVLFIAALNATASGFDGSIFSSINAMDQWRSYLHLPELSSSTGLILMIYTVGAMIGSLFTGPICDQWGRRAGMQVGAVLIMVGAAILTAVQSEKMCIGGRFVLGWGVALGTSAAPTYALELAPPHWRARIVGFYNTFFYAGSILSTGVAYASAKMKGQVAFRLPLGLQLAPPAIILIGTLFIPESPRWLCWKGRQEDAARILAEYHGNGDMQHPIVQMELKEFEESIELQKSVKWYDYSCLYRDHNARWRFLMVTFMSYFAQLSGNSVLTYYLPAMYSLLGITSTDRRLLLTFANSIVSCTGAVIGSATNDRMGRRTRLWIGSIMLASLLAIVTAISSQFATPALKAKASPALSNAGVAFIFLFGAAYSFTYTPLTATYCAETLKTEGRAKGMGIHVIQSNSANLYNTYVTQIAFRKIGWKYYLVFVSLNVVYGFVWFFFGVETRGRTLEQLEEVFDAPFPPRASLQKATMVQRNGHLENLEDA encoded by the exons atgGCAACCCACGCCAACGAGAAGGACTCGGTCGAGCGCATCGAGTCGATCGACCCCAAGACGGCCAACCTGGCCACGCGCGACATCcagggcgacgcggcgttcCACAAGGCCGTGAATGAGGTTCCGCTCGACCCGTGGTCCAAGACGGCCTTCAAGCTCTACGGTGTGCTGTtcatcgccgcgctcaacgcgACCGCATCGGGCTTTGATGGC TCCATCTTCTCGTCCATCAACGCAATGGACCAGTGGCGCTCGTacctccacctccccgaGCTGTCGAGCAGCACGGGTCTGATTCTCATGATCTACACTGTCGGTGCGATGATC ggCTCCCTCTTCACCGGCCCGATCTGCGACCAGtggggccgccgcgcgggcatgcaggtcggcgcggtgctcaTCATGGTCGGCGCTGCGATCCTCACGGCCGTGCAGTCGGAGAAGATGTGCATCGGCGGCCGTTTCGTTCTCGGCTggggcgtcgcgctcggcacttccgccgcgccgacttATGCTCTCGAGCTTGCTCCTCCACACTGGCGTGCGCGCATTGTCG GCTTCTACAACACGTTCTTCTACGCCGGCAGCATCCTCTCCACGGGCGTCGCGTACGCGTCCGCCAAGATGAAGGGCCAGGTCGCCTTCCGCCTGCCCCTCggcctccagctcgcgccgcccgccatcatcctcatcgGCACGCTCTTCATCCCCGAGTCGCCCCGCTGGCTCTGCTGGAAGGGCCGCCaggaggacgcggcgcgcatcctcgccgagtaCCACGGTAACGGCGACATGCAGCACCCGATCGTGCAGATGGAGCTCAAGGAGTTTGAGGAGAGCATCGAGCTCCAGAAGAGCGTCAAGTGGTACGACTACTCGTGCCTCTACCGCGACCACAACGCGCGCTGGCGTTTCCTCATGGTGACGTTTAT GTCGTACTTTGCCCAGCTCTCCGGCAACTCGGTCCTCACGTACTACCTCCCGGCGATGTACTCCCTCCTCGGCATTACTTCGACCGACCGCCGCCTGCTCCTCACCTTTGCCAACTCGATCGTGTCGTGCACTGGCGCTGTCATCGGATCCGCCACCAACGACCGCATGGGCCGCCGCACGCGTCTCTGGATCGGCTCGATCatgctcgcctcgctcctcgccatcgtcacGGCCATTTCCTCCCAGTTCGCCACGCCAGCCCTCAAGGCGAAAGCCTCCCCCGCCCTCTCgaacgccggcgtcgccttcATCTTCCTCTTCGGCGCGGCATACTCGTTCACCTACACGCCCCTCACGGCGACGTACTgcgccgagacgctcaagACCGAGGGCCGCGCAAAGGGCATGGGCATCCACGTCATCCAGTCCAACTCGGCCAACCTGTACAACACGTACGTGACGCAGATCGCCTTCCGCAAGATCGGCTGGAAGTATTACTTGGTCTTCGTCAGTTTGAACGTGGTCTACGGCTTCGTGTGGTTCTTCTTCGGCGTCGAGACCCGCGGCCGCaccctcgagcagctcgaggaggtgtTCGACGCGCCCTTCCCGCCCCGCGCGTCCCTCCAGAAGGCGACCATGGTCCAGCGGAACGGCCACCTCGAGAACCTCGAGGATGCGTAA
- the LYS3 gene encoding Saccharopine dehydrogenase [NADP(+), L-glutamate-forming]: MSAAPLTHPSIVDGWFREISSQWPGQAMTIKVKKILHHEKSLFQDVLVFESETYGNVLVLDGAIQVSERDEFSYQEMITHLPINSHPNPEQILVIGGGDGGVIREALKHKSVKKVTLCDIDEAVIRVSKLYLPELSKCYNDPRVEVFIGDGFKFLPQHENEYDVIITDSSDPVGPAAALFEAPYFTLLERALKAGGHMSTQGECLWLHLPLINDLRLTTKKIFPVAEYAYTTIPTYPSGSIGFLVCSKEPTRDLTKALRTVPDTKYYNSEIHSASFVLPEFGKVMIETGKNILPVFGGVRPGESTTQQSGKKVLLLGSGLVAEPAAKYLTERGHQLTIGCRTLATAQELASGLENATPISVDVSSPEALRAAVKGNDVVISLVPYAHHRAVMEAALAEKAHVVTTSYINPQMRELDQQFKDAGLTCFNEIGLDPGVDHLYAVKIIDDVHKAGGKVKSFYSYCGGLTEPAASDNALGYKFSWSPVGVLLALKNNGRFLKDGKPADVKGGRELMEFAKPYYFTPAYNLVAYPNRDSSVFREFYNIPEVQNLIRGTMRYGGFCEVVSAWTDLGLLEDTPNPLVAANAAPLTWLELTAKLLGVEADSSAVSAKILALPSIPKGQEKIILQKFASLGLLSDEKVAGKETLLRTLSNLLESKCQFQPGEVDLVLLQHTFEVVRADGKEETIVASLEEYGSRTGGPSAMAKLVGVPCGLAVQLILEGALNKPGVHAPYDEPTAKLFRDRLEKEEGINMVEKVF; this comes from the exons ATGTCGGCTGCTCCGCTCACTCACCCCTCCATCGTTG ACGGCTGGTTCCGCGAGATTTCTTCGCAGTGGCCTG GCCAGGCCATGACCATCAA GGTCAAGAAGATTCTCCACCACGAGAAGTCGCTCTTCCAG GATGTCCTCGTCTTCGAGTCGGAGACCTACGgcaacgtcctcgtcctcgacggcgccatCCAGGTTTCGGAGCGTGACGAGTTCTC GTACCAGGAGATGATCACCCACCTCCCCATCAACTCGCACCCCAACCCCGAGCAGATCCTTGTCatcggcggtggtgacggtgGTGTCATCCGTGAGGCCCTCAAGCACAAGTCGGTCAAGAAGGTCACCCTTTgcgacattgacgaggcCGTCATCCGCGTCTCCAAGCTCTACCTCCCCGAGCTCTCCAAGTGCTACAACGACCCCCGTGTCGAGGTCTTCATCGGCGACGGCTTCAAGTTCCTCCCCCAGCACGAGAACGAGTACGACGTCATCATCACCGACTCGTCGGACCCcgtcggccccgccgccgccctcttcGAGGCCCCCTACTTCaccctccttgagcgcgcaCTCAAGGCCGGTGGTCACATGTCGACCCAGGGCGAGTGCCTCTggctccacctccccctcaTCAACGACCTCCGTCTTACCACCAAGAAGATCTTCCCCGTTGCCGAGTACGCCTACACCACCATCCCCACCTACCCCTCGGGCTCGATCGGTTTCCTCGTCTGCTCCAAGGAGCCTACCCGTGACCTCACCAAGGCCCTCCGCACCGTCCCCGACACCAAGTACTACAACTCGGAGATCCACTCGGCCTCGTTCGTTCTCCCCGAGTTCGGCAAGGTCATGATCGAGACCGGCAAGAACATCCTCCCCGTCTTCGGTGGTGTCCGCCCCGGAGAGTCGACCACTCAGCAGTCGGGCAAGaaggtcctcctcctcggctcgggcCTCGttgccgagcccgccgccaagTACCTCACTGAGCGCGGCCACCAGCTCACCATCGGCTGCCGtaccctcgccaccgcccagGAGCTCGCTTCGGGCCTCGAGAACGCCACCCCCATCTCGGTCGACGTCTCGTCCCCCGAGgctctccgcgccgccgtcaagggCAACGACGTTGTCATCTCGCTCGTCCCCTACGCCCACCACCGTGCCGTCATGGAGGCCGCCCTCGCTGAGAAGGCCCACGTCGTCACCACCTCGTACATCAACCCCCAgatgcgcgagctcgaccagcaGTTCAAGGACGCTGGCCTCACCTGCTTCAACGAGATTGGTCTTGACCCCGGAGTTGACCACCTCTACGCCGTCAAGATCATTGACGACGTCCAcaaggccggcggcaaggtcaagtCGTTCTACTCGTACTGCGGTGGCCTTACCGAGCCCGCTGCCTCGGACAACGCCCTCGGCTACAAGTTCTCGTGGTCGCCCGTCggtgtcctcctcgccctcaagaACAACGGTCGCttcctcaaggacggcaagcccgCTGACGTCAAGGGTGGCCGTGAGCTCATGGAGTTCGCCAAGCCTTACTACTTCACCCCCGCGTACAACCTTGTCGCCTACCCCAACCGCGACTCGTCCGTCTTCCGCGAGTTCTACAACATCCCCGAGGTCCAGAACCTCATCCGCGGCACCATGCGCTACGGCGGCTTCTGCGAGGTCGTCTCGGCCTggaccgacctcggcctcctcgaggacacccccaaccccctcgttgccgccaacgccgctcCCCTCACCTGGCTCGAGCTCACCGCCAagctccttggcgtcgaggccgactcTTCGGCTGTCTCGGCCAAgatcctcgccctcccctccATCCCCAAGGGCCAGGAGAAGATCATCCTCCAGAAGTTCGCttcgctcggcctcctctcGGACGAGAAGGTTGCCGGCAAGGAGACCCTCCTCCGCACCCTCTCCAACCTCCTCGAGTCCAAGTGCCAGTTCCAGCCCGGAgaggtcgaccttgtcctcctccaGCACACCTTCGAggtcgtccgcgccgacggcaaggaggagacgattgtcgcctcgctcgaggAGTACGGCTCGCGCACTGGCGGCCCCTCGGCCatggccaagctcgtcggTGTTCCTTGCGGTCTTGCCGTCCAGCTCATCCTCGAGGGCGCCCTCAACAAGCCCGGTGTCCACGCTCCTTACGACGAGCCCACCGCCAAGCTCTTCCGTGACCgcctcgagaaggaggagggcatcAACATGGTCGAGAAGGTCTTCTAA
- the aga-1 gene encoding Arginase: protein MSAFRATALRSLSGRSIATPRLARAHSSRSEYFLRPLTETAAKPTYEYKFLAQPATVSVLSYPFSGGQPRAGVDKGPDHLVQAGLLNQLQSLGWHVEHNEGAVDTLLSTVKSDADIGKMKQPRAVSTVTKQLASDVADVAEGGKLPLTLGGDHSLAVGTVAGTKRKFPNAALVWVDAHADINTPLTTDSGNLHGCPVSFLLGLEGTDVAPFNEWLKPVLKPEDLVYIGLRDIDNGEKKILKEHGIKVFTMHDVDKHGIGKVMDLALDHIGRDRPIHLSYDVDALDPTITPSTGTPVRGGLTFREGHYIAEAIAETGNLVALDVVEVNPSLGDDAASVAQTVAIGCSLSRAALGETLL from the exons ATGTCAGCCTTCCGCGCCACCGCCCTCCGCTCGTTGAGCGGCCGCTCCATCGCGACGCCccgccttgcgcgcgcccACTCGAGCCGGTCAGAGTACTTCCTCCGCCCTCTTACCGAGACCGCGGCGAAGCCGACCTACGAGTACAAGTTCCTCGCGCAGCCGGCTACTGTTTCG GTCCTCTCGTACCCCTTCTCCGGTGGCCAGCCTCGCGCGGGCGTCGACAAGGGccccgaccacctcgtccaggCCGGTCTGCTCAACCAGCTCCAGTCGCTCGGATGGCACGTCGAGCACAACGAGGGTGCGGTCGACACGCTCCTCTCGACGGTCaagagcgacgccgacatcgGCAAGATGAAGCAGCCTCGCGCGGTCAGCACCGTCACCAAGCAGCTTGCTTctgacgtcgccgacgtcgctgagggcggcaagctcccgctcacgctcggcggTGACCACTCGTTG GCCGTCGGAACTGTCGCTGGCACGAAGCGCAAGTTCCCCAACGCTGCACTCGTCTGGGTcgacgcccacgccgacaTCAACACGCCGCTCACGACCGACTCGGGCAACCTGCACGGCTGCCCCGTGTcgttcctcctcggcctggagggcaccgacgtcgcgccgttCAACGAGTGGCTCAAGCCGGTgctcaagcccgaggaccTGGTGTACATTGGCCTGCGCGACATTGACAACGGTGAGAAGAAGATCCTCAAGGAGCACGGCATCAAGGTCTTCACGATGCACGATGTCGACAAGCACGGTATCGGCAAGGTCATggacctcgccctcgaccacATTGGCCGCGACCGCCCCATCCACCTCAgctacgacgtcgacgcgctcgaccccaCCATCACGCCCAGCACGGGCACGCCTGTGCGTGGCGGCCTGACCTTCCGCGAGGGCCACTACATTGCCGAGGCGATCGCCGAGACCGgcaacctcgtcgcgctcgacgtggtcgaggtcAACCCCTCGCTcggagacgacgccgcgtcggtcgcgcAGACGGTCGCCATTGGCTGCTCGCTGTCCCGCGCCGCTCTGGGCGAGACGTTACTCTAA